TGTGGGGTTTTTTCCCGCTTGTTTCCATGGCAATGCTCCTGCTATTGATTTTTTATTCTTTCAATGTGCGACAATATTGACGGCTGCCGGTCACGGCTGATAGCGCTCCGGCAGCACAGCCTTTTCCCCCCATTCGGCAGGAATATTCTGGCCGGCCGATTCGCCGAATTTTTCCTTGAATTTTTTCAATCCCGGTCGGGCGAATTTCAGATGCCCCTCTTTTAGGGTCCGGCCGTTGATCACTGCCTCGCTTCGCAGCCGGTGCCCGACGGTGCGCTCCATCTGGCGCCCCAGCCACAACACCCGGTCCACATCGTATCCATGCTCGATGCCCATCTCGTCGATCTGGACGAGCATATCTTCCAGGCAGGTCAGACCGACATAGCGGGGATCTTCGTAGTAGTATTCGCCCGTGCCGGGCACCGGGCAGTCATCCAGGAAGTTGGCCGGCTGACCGCCCATACCGCCCAGGGTGCCCTCGAAATGGCAGATGCCTGCCTGCAGGGCAGCCAGCACCGAGGCCGAGGCTACCCGTTTGGTCTCATGGAAATGGGCGATATGCAAGGACGTATCCGGAATTTCGTCCAGAATCATGGAAAAGTAGCGGTAAACTTCCGGTGCCGATGCGCTGCCGTCATGGTCGGCGTGCTCGATGTCCGTTGCGCCGATCTCCAGCCACCGTTTGGTGAACTCCACGGCATCCTTGAGTTCGGTCGCTCCGGCAATGGGGCTGCCCCAGATGGTGCTGACCGTACCGCACATTTTCAAACCGGCGTCCCGGCATTTGCGGATGGCGCTTTCGCACTCTTTCCAGTACGCGGGCAAGGTGGTCCCGGAATTGGCGAAGTGGTGCTCTTCCTCGGTGGAAACCATCATCAGGCAGCGGTCCGGCCCCACGCCCTTTTTGGCCAGTTCGATGGCCCGGTCCACAGACGGCTCGCGAATGGTCACCGCAGTGATGGTGAGTTCGTCCGGGTCGACGCCCCGTTTTTTGCAGCGGGCCTTGAATCGGTCGCTGCGCAGGTGGGCCAGCACCTCTTCGGCATCGCTGAACTGGGGCATCAGGTAGGGATTGCCGAGGTTGGTCACCTCGATATTCCTGCAGCCGGCAAAAATCATTTCTTCCGCGTAGAAAATCTTGGCCCGGGTGGATACGAATTTTTCCAGGTGCTGGAATCCATCCCGGACGGTGATGTCCCCCAAGGTCACTTTTTTAGGCATTCGCGGAAATATTTTCCAGTAGTCGTATTCGGTCATGATATCCTCCTTTTTATAATCCCTTATACACCGGTTTGCGCTTTTCCCGAAAGGCGGCCAGGCCTTCGAGGCGATCCTCGGTGGGAATGCAGACCCAG
This window of the uncultured Desulfosarcina sp. genome carries:
- a CDS encoding pyruvate carboxyltransferase — encoded protein: MTEYDYWKIFPRMPKKVTLGDITVRDGFQHLEKFVSTRAKIFYAEEMIFAGCRNIEVTNLGNPYLMPQFSDAEEVLAHLRSDRFKARCKKRGVDPDELTITAVTIREPSVDRAIELAKKGVGPDRCLMMVSTEEEHHFANSGTTLPAYWKECESAIRKCRDAGLKMCGTVSTIWGSPIAGATELKDAVEFTKRWLEIGATDIEHADHDGSASAPEVYRYFSMILDEIPDTSLHIAHFHETKRVASASVLAALQAGICHFEGTLGGMGGQPANFLDDCPVPGTGEYYYEDPRYVGLTCLEDMLVQIDEMGIEHGYDVDRVLWLGRQMERTVGHRLRSEAVINGRTLKEGHLKFARPGLKKFKEKFGESAGQNIPAEWGEKAVLPERYQP